From the genome of Etheostoma spectabile isolate EspeVRDwgs_2016 unplaced genomic scaffold, UIUC_Espe_1.0 scaffold00000296, whole genome shotgun sequence, one region includes:
- the LOC116674447 gene encoding uncharacterized protein LOC116674447, with the protein MVLQNNLICLREIQQRVEEDNENFEGINSVSLSTIDRVLKRNLISLKQVYRVPFERNSERVKELRYQYVQRMFQLDSMERPHECIFLDEAGFNLTKRRRRGRNIIGQRAIVELPGQRGGNVTICAAISSYGVIHRHVTLGPYNTAHLITFLYALQEALLRREERGDEQAEHPMYVVIWDNVNFHCGPRIPRDRIACDVDEVLWPDHAQRHDAEAE; encoded by the exons ATGGTCCTTCAAAATAATCTCATTTGTCTGCGAGAAATACAACAGCGAGTTGAGGAAGACAACGAGAACTTTGAAGGAATCAACAGTGTGAGTCTCTCCACAATTGACCGTGTCCTGAAACGCAACCTGATAAGTCTCAAACAAGTCTACAGAGTACCATTTGAGAGAAATTCTGAGAGGGTAAAAGAGCTACGATATCAATATGTACAA AGAATGTTTCAACTGGATTCCATGGAGAGGCCTCATGAGTGCATCttcttggatgaagctggcttCAATCTCaccaagaggagaaggagaggccgCAATATTATTGGTCAACGAGCCATTGTAGAGTTGCCAGGGCAGCGTGGTGGCAACGTGACCATATGTGCTGCCATCAGCAGCTACGGGGTTATTCACCGCCATGTGACTTTAGGACCTTACAACACTGCCCATCTTATAACCTTTCTGTATGCTCTACAGGAAGCATTACTGAGACGTGAAGAGAGAGGTGATGAGCAGGCAGAGCATCCCATGTACGTGGTAATCTGGGACAATGTGAACTTTCACTGTGGTCCTAGAATCC CAAGGGACAGGATTGCCTGTGATGTTGATGAGGTCCTGTGGCCTGACCATGCCCAGAGGCATGATGCTGAGGCAGAATGA